A window of Cohnella herbarum contains these coding sequences:
- a CDS encoding beta-galactosidase encodes MFNKPIPKMLYGGDYNPEQWPEEIWQEDMRLFKLAGVDIATINVFSWALNQPDEKTYEFGWLDQVMDMLHANGVYACMGTGTAAHPAWMATKYPDVLTVDFEGRKRKYGRRHNSCANSPTFRTYSRQIAYRLAERYKDHPALLLWHVNNEYGSRCYCENCEKEFRKWLQRKYGSLDALNEAWYTRFWGHSFYDWNEIVLPNALSEHLSSSNQDATAFQGISLDYARFNSDSILDSYKIERDAIKSVDPNAVVTTNFQGNGTYKPLDYFKWAKELDVIALDSYPPDDAPPSYSSMRHDLMRGLKGGAPFMLMESCPSQLNWKPQNPLKRPGVSRLWSYQSISRGADSIMYFQMRRCAGAFEKFHGAMIDHAGHENTRVFRECALVGQELGQLGDRIVGARTPAKAAIVFDWDNWWAIEYSSGLTDQLKYLQEIQKYYDAFHGRNITVDFVSTECDLSGYDVLVAPVLYMVKEGYAEKLEQFVSAGGTFLTTTYSGIVDENDKIPLGGYPGKLRKLLGIWVEEIDALLPLQRNLMRVSNPVGELTGSYECSILCDVLHSEGAEVIAEFGREFYQGMPALTRHSFGNGEAWYVATSPEPVFLDKLVLHLCANKGITPLLDTPSNVEATFREKEENRYLFVLNHNDDEKLVNIGPLPYMDLLRGGDISGEVKLEPKGVLLLQIGV; translated from the coding sequence ATGTTTAATAAACCTATCCCAAAAATGCTTTATGGCGGGGATTACAATCCAGAGCAATGGCCCGAGGAAATATGGCAGGAGGATATGCGGCTCTTTAAGCTTGCCGGGGTCGATATTGCGACGATAAACGTGTTCTCATGGGCGTTGAACCAGCCTGACGAGAAGACATATGAATTCGGCTGGCTTGATCAAGTGATGGACATGCTTCATGCCAATGGTGTATACGCTTGCATGGGAACGGGGACGGCTGCTCATCCGGCTTGGATGGCGACCAAGTATCCCGACGTACTGACTGTCGACTTTGAAGGTCGAAAGAGAAAATACGGTCGACGGCATAATTCATGCGCCAACAGTCCGACGTTCAGAACTTACTCCCGGCAAATTGCATATCGACTTGCCGAACGATATAAAGACCATCCGGCCTTGCTGTTATGGCACGTGAATAACGAATACGGTTCGCGCTGTTATTGCGAGAATTGCGAGAAGGAATTTCGGAAATGGCTGCAGCGGAAGTATGGTAGCTTAGATGCTCTTAACGAGGCCTGGTACACTCGATTCTGGGGACACTCGTTCTATGACTGGAACGAGATTGTCCTGCCGAACGCGCTGAGTGAGCATCTGAGCTCAAGCAATCAGGATGCGACGGCCTTTCAAGGGATTTCCTTGGACTATGCCCGCTTTAATTCGGATAGCATTCTGGATAGCTATAAGATTGAACGGGATGCGATCAAGAGCGTTGACCCGAATGCGGTTGTGACTACGAATTTCCAAGGGAACGGAACGTATAAGCCGCTGGATTATTTCAAATGGGCTAAGGAGCTCGATGTGATCGCGCTCGATAGCTATCCGCCAGACGATGCGCCACCCAGTTATTCGTCAATGCGGCATGATCTGATGCGAGGGCTTAAGGGAGGAGCGCCGTTCATGCTGATGGAATCTTGTCCGAGCCAGCTGAACTGGAAGCCGCAAAATCCGCTTAAACGGCCGGGGGTATCGAGGCTATGGAGCTATCAATCGATCTCTCGCGGAGCGGATAGCATCATGTATTTTCAAATGAGACGATGTGCGGGAGCTTTCGAAAAATTCCATGGGGCAATGATTGATCATGCCGGCCATGAGAATACTCGCGTATTCCGGGAGTGCGCCTTAGTCGGACAGGAGCTTGGACAGCTGGGCGATCGAATTGTCGGCGCGCGTACGCCGGCAAAGGCAGCTATCGTCTTCGATTGGGACAATTGGTGGGCGATCGAATATTCGAGCGGTCTAACCGATCAGCTAAAGTATTTGCAGGAGATTCAGAAATACTATGATGCTTTTCATGGTCGTAATATAACAGTCGATTTCGTCAGTACGGAATGCGATCTCAGCGGATATGACGTCCTCGTAGCTCCAGTGCTGTATATGGTGAAGGAAGGCTATGCCGAGAAGCTGGAACAGTTCGTTTCCGCCGGGGGAACATTTTTGACGACTACCTATAGCGGTATCGTAGACGAGAACGACAAAATCCCGCTCGGCGGTTACCCGGGCAAGCTGCGGAAGCTGTTAGGAATATGGGTTGAAGAGATTGATGCGCTTCTGCCTTTGCAGCGCAATCTGATGCGCGTAAGCAATCCGGTCGGAGAGCTTACAGGGTCGTATGAATGCAGCATTTTGTGTGATGTGCTGCATTCCGAAGGTGCCGAGGTGATAGCGGAGTTTGGTCGTGAATTTTATCAAGGAATGCCAGCGTTAACCCGTCATTCCTTCGGCAACGGCGAAGCGTGGTATGTCGCCACTAGCCCGGAGCCGGTTTTCTTGGATAAGCTTGTGCTGCATCTGTGCGCGAATAAAGGGATTACCCCCTTGTTGGATACCCCATCGAATGTCGAAGCGACGTTCAGAGAAAAGGAAGAGAACCGTTATTTGTTCGTGCTTAATCATAATGATGATGAGAAATTGGTGAACATTGGCCCGCTACCGTATATGGATCTGTTGCGCGGTGGCGATATAAGCGGCGAAGTTAAGCTTGAACCCAAAGGCGTGTTACTGTTGCAAATAGGAGTGTGA
- a CDS encoding glycoside hydrolase family 95 protein, translating to MSIRSISKNNAMLLWYQDPAEEWVEALPLGNGRLGGMVYGGIKRERISLNEDTLWTGSPREADNMEAVKHLDESRKLIFAGQYREAQTVIENHMLGPWSEAYQALGDLELEMEHGSNVQSYRRELDLRSGISRTEYTHGDTTYVREAFISAVDQVMVIRITADQPKKINLHASLCSALNYTTGKIGVDRIFMAGAAPSRMDPMGSPAEETVFFEENKGVRFQVQLQAIAEEGHVETHGARLLVRSAKAVTLLLSAATSFNGYDKDPVTEGKNPAELCEGSIAEASRYSYAQLRERHVADFQPYFDRVELELGGESRTGLPTDERIIAVREGGEDSQLAALFFQYGRYLMISSSRPGTQATNLQGIWNNMTKPPWSCNYTTNINTEMNYWPAESCNLAEFHYPLFDMLNDLRTTGGKMADVYYGARGWTAHHGVDLWRTATPQGGPSKGPATWAYWPMTGPWMCQHLWEHYAYNGDADFLRDVAYPIMKEAAMFCLDYLVEDENGNLVSSPSTSPENTFIAPDGSHVAVGMSSTMDIALMRELFANCMESYRILNETDGFRDTLSQAYDRLLPFQIGRHGQLQEWFRDFEEAEPGHRHTAHLYGLHPGNQITVRGTPELAQAVRKTLDRRRVYEGTDTIGWCFAWNINIYARLEDPDNAYGYLRKLLGNPFPNLFNAHRHPKITFYPFSIEANFAATAGIAELLVQSHAGELHLLPALPSAWSSGSVKGLRARGGYEISMEWEQGRLHHAIIQASLNGNCRLRVSETVAIEGVSSEIAADGAIEFTTQVGQRYEVITLK from the coding sequence ATGAGCATAAGGAGCATAAGTAAAAACAACGCGATGCTGCTCTGGTATCAAGATCCAGCCGAGGAGTGGGTGGAAGCACTGCCGCTCGGGAACGGCCGACTGGGTGGCATGGTCTATGGCGGCATTAAACGAGAGCGCATTTCGTTAAACGAGGACACCCTGTGGACGGGCTCGCCAAGGGAAGCCGACAATATGGAAGCGGTTAAGCATTTGGATGAATCGCGTAAGTTGATTTTTGCTGGGCAATACCGGGAAGCTCAGACGGTTATCGAGAATCATATGCTCGGTCCTTGGTCTGAAGCTTATCAAGCACTGGGTGACCTGGAGCTGGAGATGGAGCATGGCTCCAACGTACAGTCCTATCGCCGCGAGTTGGATCTTCGCAGCGGAATTAGCCGCACTGAATATACGCATGGAGATACGACTTATGTTCGTGAAGCTTTCATTTCAGCCGTCGATCAAGTCATGGTTATTCGGATTACTGCGGATCAGCCCAAAAAAATAAACCTGCATGCTTCATTGTGCAGTGCGTTGAATTATACGACAGGAAAAATAGGTGTGGATCGCATTTTCATGGCTGGTGCAGCCCCTAGTCGTATGGATCCAATGGGTAGCCCTGCCGAAGAAACGGTATTCTTCGAGGAGAACAAAGGGGTACGCTTTCAAGTTCAACTTCAGGCGATAGCGGAGGAAGGGCATGTCGAGACGCATGGCGCACGTTTGCTCGTCAGGTCCGCGAAGGCGGTAACGCTTCTGCTGAGTGCAGCTACCAGCTTTAACGGCTATGACAAGGATCCCGTAACCGAGGGGAAAAACCCGGCAGAGCTGTGCGAAGGCTCGATAGCCGAGGCTTCTCGTTATAGCTATGCACAATTGAGGGAGCGGCACGTCGCGGATTTTCAACCGTACTTCGATCGAGTGGAGTTGGAGTTGGGCGGGGAGAGCCGAACCGGGCTGCCTACGGATGAACGTATTATTGCTGTGCGGGAAGGCGGGGAGGACTCGCAGCTCGCAGCGTTATTTTTCCAATACGGCCGTTATTTGATGATCAGCAGCTCGCGGCCCGGCACGCAGGCCACCAATCTTCAGGGCATCTGGAACAACATGACGAAGCCGCCTTGGTCATGCAATTATACGACGAATATCAATACGGAAATGAACTACTGGCCAGCCGAAAGCTGTAACCTCGCAGAGTTCCATTATCCATTATTCGATATGCTTAACGATCTTCGGACGACAGGCGGTAAAATGGCAGACGTCTATTACGGCGCTCGGGGCTGGACCGCGCATCATGGCGTTGATCTATGGCGGACTGCCACACCGCAGGGAGGACCGTCTAAAGGACCGGCGACTTGGGCTTACTGGCCGATGACAGGGCCTTGGATGTGCCAGCACTTATGGGAGCATTATGCCTACAATGGCGATGCTGATTTCTTGAGGGATGTCGCCTATCCGATCATGAAGGAAGCGGCTATGTTCTGCCTCGATTATCTGGTCGAGGATGAGAACGGGAATCTCGTATCGTCTCCTTCGACATCGCCGGAGAATACGTTCATCGCGCCGGATGGATCGCATGTCGCAGTTGGGATGAGCTCTACGATGGATATTGCGCTCATGCGCGAGCTATTTGCTAACTGCATGGAAAGCTATAGGATATTGAACGAAACCGATGGCTTCAGGGATACGCTGAGCCAAGCCTACGATCGTTTATTGCCATTTCAGATTGGCCGGCATGGGCAGCTTCAGGAATGGTTCCGGGACTTTGAAGAAGCGGAGCCGGGCCATCGACATACGGCTCATCTATACGGACTGCATCCGGGCAACCAAATTACGGTTCGCGGAACGCCTGAGCTGGCGCAAGCCGTACGAAAGACTTTAGATCGCCGTCGAGTGTATGAGGGCACGGATACGATCGGTTGGTGCTTTGCTTGGAATATTAACATTTACGCACGGCTGGAAGATCCGGACAACGCCTACGGATATTTACGAAAACTGCTCGGCAATCCGTTTCCTAATCTCTTTAACGCGCATCGGCATCCGAAAATTACGTTTTACCCTTTTTCGATCGAAGCGAACTTTGCGGCTACCGCGGGTATTGCCGAGCTGCTTGTACAAAGCCATGCAGGCGAATTACATTTGCTGCCCGCATTGCCTTCAGCTTGGAGCAGCGGCAGCGTGAAAGGACTTCGCGCCCGCGGCGGATATGAAATTAGCATGGAATGGGAGCAGGGGAGATTGCATCATGCGATTATTCAAGCATCCTTGAACGGGAATTGTAGATTGCGAGTATCCGAGACAGTCGCAATTGAAGGAGTATCGAGTGAGATTGCGGCTGATGGTGCTATAGAGTTCACGACGCAAGTAGGGCAACGTTATGAGGTTATTACGTTAAAATAA
- a CDS encoding glycoside hydrolase family 2 TIM barrel-domain containing protein, with translation MSTIDIEIPDWMNLNILDRNTVAPRADLLPYGDWNSALEKNRRASPYYHVLNGSWKFSYAGSPDLAPTHFFVTDFRDEDWDQIPVPGNWQMNGYGSPHYSSCPYPFPIDPPNVPLMNPVGSYRTAFQLKEGWDARQTRLVFDGVDSSFHVWVNGRIVGYSQGSHNRSEFNITSFLQSGNNVLAVRVYQWCDGSYLESQDKWRLSGIFRDVFLLSLPDMTIEDARVRTILASDYQSAELEMKLKITQARNEDREADSGIYRSWRLRAVLIDEQRETIFDRYYEDSLQPEDGSESSITLSEQLEAPRMWTAETPYLYQLLLTIYDADDVIQEVKEKSVGFRDIAIRKGQLYINGKPIIIKGVNRNEFHPVTGYVTTMDDMVADIKLMKQHNVNTVRLSHYPNDTRWLNLCDQYGLFAIDEADLETHGFHFIEDESYLSKHEDWREAYVQRARKMVERDKNHPSVILWSLGNESGYGPNHNAMADWIREADPTRPVHYERAYEAPVVDVVSTMYPSVDMLIAEGVKDDPRPYLMIEFGHAMGNSTGNQKEYWDAVYAYPRLLGGLIWEWSDLGILQCTNEGKSWYAYGGDFGDEPHSGPFCMDGLTFPDRGLKPSILEYKKAIEPVKIEAIDLLAGRVRITNRYHFITLSHLYGEWKLMREGVEIDGGAIEPLSTEAGSEDIIELPLKDTLLDSPGEYWIHIRFVLSDDTSWAEAGHEIAWADLQLPVKGTNAVSAAIAEQRPLRAEENKKEMIVSGEDFRITFDKLTGWISAWEHQGENVLISGPKLNLWRAPVDNDVHLAKEWIKAGYNRLVADVRKFTACENNEDICRLSVEMTLGAKGEGLAFRSIIHYEINRSGQVNIEATLDPLKELPSLPRFGLELRLADNYDQLSWFGKGPHECYPDRKESGKLGVYSGTVEEQFVPYEKPQENGNKSEVRWSAIVNEQGLGLRFKGKLPYEMSVHHYSTKDMTEARHIHQLTRLNETIVKLDAGQSGIGNHSCGYAPTMDKYLLSSKEQRFEISIVAVRKTK, from the coding sequence ATGAGCACAATCGATATTGAAATACCGGATTGGATGAACTTAAATATACTGGATCGCAACACGGTAGCCCCGCGGGCAGACTTGCTTCCTTACGGGGACTGGAATAGCGCTTTGGAGAAAAATCGCAGGGCATCGCCCTACTATCATGTATTAAATGGAAGCTGGAAATTCAGCTATGCTGGAAGTCCGGATTTGGCTCCTACCCATTTTTTTGTAACCGATTTCAGAGATGAAGATTGGGATCAAATACCGGTACCAGGAAATTGGCAGATGAATGGATACGGAAGCCCCCATTACAGCAGCTGTCCCTATCCGTTCCCGATAGATCCGCCGAACGTGCCGCTCATGAATCCGGTTGGTAGTTATCGCACGGCGTTTCAGCTCAAAGAGGGATGGGACGCTAGGCAGACGAGGCTCGTCTTCGACGGTGTGGACTCTTCCTTCCATGTGTGGGTAAACGGTCGTATTGTTGGATATAGCCAGGGCAGTCATAACCGTTCGGAGTTTAATATTACTTCTTTCCTTCAGTCCGGCAATAATGTATTGGCCGTGCGAGTGTATCAGTGGTGCGATGGCAGCTATCTAGAATCCCAGGACAAGTGGCGTCTAAGCGGGATTTTCCGGGATGTGTTCCTATTGTCGCTTCCGGATATGACCATTGAAGATGCTCGCGTGCGTACGATACTGGCCAGCGATTACCAGAGTGCCGAGCTGGAAATGAAGCTGAAAATAACGCAAGCACGGAATGAGGATCGAGAGGCAGACTCAGGGATCTATCGTTCATGGAGGCTACGTGCGGTATTAATAGACGAGCAGCGAGAGACGATTTTCGATCGTTATTATGAAGACTCTCTTCAACCGGAAGACGGTTCCGAATCGAGTATCACGCTATCGGAACAGTTAGAAGCTCCCCGAATGTGGACAGCGGAAACCCCCTACTTGTACCAGCTGCTGTTAACGATATACGATGCTGACGATGTGATCCAGGAGGTTAAGGAGAAATCCGTCGGATTCCGCGATATTGCGATTAGAAAGGGTCAACTGTACATCAATGGGAAGCCCATTATTATTAAAGGCGTAAATCGTAATGAATTCCATCCGGTTACCGGTTATGTTACGACGATGGATGATATGGTAGCGGATATTAAGCTGATGAAGCAGCATAATGTCAATACCGTTAGGCTGTCCCACTATCCTAACGATACCCGCTGGTTGAATCTATGCGATCAATACGGCTTGTTCGCGATCGACGAGGCCGACTTGGAAACCCATGGCTTTCACTTTATCGAGGATGAGAGTTATCTAAGTAAGCATGAGGATTGGCGAGAAGCTTATGTTCAACGGGCGAGAAAGATGGTGGAGCGGGATAAGAATCATCCATCCGTTATTCTCTGGTCTCTAGGCAATGAATCCGGCTATGGCCCGAATCACAATGCCATGGCAGATTGGATCAGAGAAGCGGATCCAACGCGGCCTGTCCATTATGAAAGAGCCTATGAAGCTCCCGTTGTCGATGTCGTTAGCACGATGTATCCATCCGTCGATATGCTGATCGCGGAAGGGGTAAAGGATGACCCGCGTCCTTATCTGATGATCGAGTTCGGCCATGCCATGGGAAATTCCACGGGTAACCAGAAGGAATATTGGGATGCGGTGTACGCTTATCCCCGACTGCTCGGCGGACTAATATGGGAATGGTCCGATTTAGGCATCCTTCAGTGTACGAATGAAGGGAAGAGCTGGTACGCGTATGGCGGAGATTTTGGAGATGAACCGCATAGCGGGCCCTTCTGTATGGACGGGCTTACGTTCCCCGATCGCGGTCTGAAGCCCTCGATACTTGAATACAAAAAAGCGATAGAGCCCGTAAAGATTGAAGCGATCGATTTGCTTGCCGGTCGAGTACGCATTACGAATCGCTATCATTTCATAACGCTCTCGCATCTATATGGCGAATGGAAGCTGATGCGGGAAGGCGTAGAGATAGATGGAGGAGCGATTGAACCCCTGTCAACGGAAGCCGGCTCGGAGGACATCATCGAGTTGCCGCTTAAGGATACATTGTTGGATTCTCCCGGTGAATATTGGATTCACATTCGATTTGTGCTTAGCGACGATACTTCGTGGGCGGAAGCGGGACATGAAATCGCATGGGCAGATTTGCAATTGCCCGTAAAAGGCACTAACGCCGTATCTGCGGCTATAGCTGAGCAACGTCCGCTGCGGGCAGAAGAGAATAAGAAGGAGATGATCGTCTCCGGCGAAGACTTTCGGATTACCTTCGATAAGCTCACAGGATGGATCTCGGCTTGGGAGCATCAGGGTGAGAATGTGCTCATCTCCGGACCGAAGCTGAACCTGTGGAGAGCTCCTGTCGACAACGATGTCCATCTAGCCAAGGAATGGATCAAAGCTGGGTATAATCGACTCGTTGCCGACGTTCGCAAATTTACGGCGTGCGAGAATAATGAAGACATCTGCCGTCTTTCGGTCGAAATGACTTTGGGAGCTAAAGGGGAAGGACTAGCATTCCGATCTATCATCCACTATGAGATTAACCGTAGCGGACAGGTGAACATCGAAGCTACCCTTGATCCCTTGAAGGAATTACCTTCTTTGCCGCGATTCGGCTTAGAGCTTCGTCTGGCGGACAACTATGATCAACTTAGCTGGTTCGGCAAAGGTCCTCATGAATGCTACCCGGATCGCAAGGAAAGTGGAAAGCTAGGAGTGTATAGCGGAACTGTTGAAGAACAATTTGTCCCGTATGAGAAGCCTCAGGAGAACGGCAATAAGTCAGAGGTGCGCTGGTCCGCGATTGTTAATGAGCAAGGGCTTGGCTTGCGGTTCAAGGGTAAGCTTCCTTACGAGATGAGCGTTCATCATTATTCGACCAAGGATATGACCGAAGCTCGTCACATTCATCAGCTGACGCGTCTGAACGAGACGATCGTAAAGCTTGATGCCGGACAGAGCGGAATCGGCAATCATAGCTGCGGCTATGCGCCAACGATGGACAAATATTTGCTTAGTTCTAAGGAGCAGCGCTTCGAAATATCGATTGTCGCTGTGCGTAAGACGAAGTGA
- a CDS encoding SDR family oxidoreductase encodes MNIIITGANRGLGLMLVLEAAKRGHRVWAGVRDVSSQAAGSLINIAKQYTGMVEIVPLDVSDEVGIASLANRLRKEGRSIDSIINNAAVLIGRERSLEELDISELERTMDVNVYGPVRMVKHFMRLLPVGSSTIVNISSASGSFERAYGGDYSYAISKAALNLFSHQLHHLLEPKGIQIYAVHPGWLRTDMGGPQATNDPSMPAPGIIDLAEGKIKCEGAHVFVDHNGNALPK; translated from the coding sequence ATGAATATCATAATTACGGGTGCGAATCGAGGCCTAGGACTCATGCTTGTGCTGGAAGCAGCAAAGCGGGGACATAGGGTTTGGGCAGGAGTCCGGGATGTATCGTCACAAGCGGCCGGCAGCTTGATCAATATTGCAAAGCAATATACGGGAATGGTCGAGATCGTGCCTCTGGATGTATCCGACGAGGTTGGGATCGCCAGCTTAGCAAATCGGCTGCGGAAGGAAGGACGGAGCATCGATTCCATTATCAACAATGCTGCGGTCCTAATCGGCAGGGAGCGCAGCTTGGAAGAGCTCGATATTTCCGAACTAGAACGTACGATGGATGTGAACGTATACGGTCCGGTACGAATGGTGAAGCACTTCATGCGGCTGCTGCCTGTTGGCTCAAGTACGATCGTGAACATTTCGTCTGCATCGGGTAGCTTCGAAAGAGCTTACGGAGGGGATTATTCTTACGCGATCTCCAAGGCAGCGCTCAATTTATTTTCCCATCAGCTTCATCATTTGCTTGAACCGAAAGGAATTCAGATCTACGCGGTTCATCCTGGATGGCTGAGAACCGATATGGGCGGCCCCCAAGCAACAAACGATCCTTCTATGCCCGCGCCAGGAATTATCGATCTCGCGGAAGGTAAGATCAAATGCGAGGGAGCTCATGTATTCGTAGACCACAATGGCAACGCATTGCCAAAATGA
- a CDS encoding zinc-dependent alcohol dehydrogenase yields MKAAVVQGAFQFAIEERPIPEPQSGEVLVRIMAVGICGSDIHGMTEDGGVRRRPGLIMGHEAAGVIERLGEGVEGWRPGDRVALDPQWSCGQCEPCRHGWLNLCENGFIFGSSKLKFTHGAMCEYLAVPQKQLNLLPDQVTFAEGASLDYVGNAMHAVNESQSRFGDTFVVIGTGAIGLVAIQIARLRGAGKIIAVGTSPHKLAMAKKFGADRVIHSREENALEVIMEETDGKGAEVVIEAVGVSDTYALAVQAAKRRGKVMALGFASNEITIPVQPLLFREVSLIGITGYVFEAAPVLKMIANGKIDVKSITTELPLEEVQKAFEMIVGKKNEVIKVALIP; encoded by the coding sequence ATGAAAGCGGCGGTTGTCCAAGGTGCTTTCCAGTTTGCAATCGAAGAGCGCCCCATTCCCGAGCCGCAATCGGGCGAAGTGCTCGTTCGCATCATGGCGGTGGGCATATGCGGATCGGATATTCACGGGATGACCGAGGACGGCGGCGTTCGGCGGCGACCGGGACTCATTATGGGCCACGAGGCAGCCGGAGTCATCGAACGTCTGGGCGAGGGCGTGGAGGGCTGGCGGCCCGGGGATCGCGTTGCCCTTGACCCGCAATGGTCTTGCGGACAATGCGAGCCTTGCCGTCACGGCTGGCTGAATCTGTGCGAGAACGGATTCATCTTCGGTTCATCGAAGCTCAAATTCACGCATGGAGCCATGTGCGAGTATTTGGCCGTACCGCAGAAGCAGTTGAACCTATTGCCCGATCAAGTAACCTTCGCCGAGGGCGCGTCTCTCGATTATGTCGGCAATGCGATGCACGCCGTCAACGAGTCGCAAAGCCGGTTCGGCGATACGTTCGTCGTCATCGGCACCGGCGCAATCGGTCTAGTTGCCATTCAGATTGCAAGGCTAAGAGGTGCCGGTAAAATTATTGCCGTAGGTACCTCCCCTCACAAGCTGGCTATGGCGAAAAAGTTCGGAGCGGATCGGGTTATTCACTCCCGCGAGGAGAATGCGTTAGAAGTCATCATGGAAGAGACGGACGGGAAGGGGGCAGAAGTTGTCATTGAAGCCGTCGGCGTAAGCGATACCTACGCTTTGGCCGTTCAAGCGGCGAAGCGGCGCGGCAAGGTTATGGCTCTTGGCTTTGCCTCCAATGAGATCACGATCCCGGTACAGCCCCTTCTGTTCCGTGAAGTCAGTCTCATCGGGATTACCGGCTATGTATTCGAGGCCGCTCCCGTATTGAAAATGATTGCCAACGGAAAGATAGACGTTAAATCCATAACGACGGAGCTTCCGCTGGAGGAAGTTCAGAAAGCTTTCGAGATGATCGTCGGCAAGAAAAACGAGGTTATTAAAGTCGCGCTTATCCCTTGA
- a CDS encoding dihydrodipicolinate synthase family protein, translated as MKHLYGVTTAMVTPFDSEGKVDTHKVERLTEFLITKGVNCLYPLGTTGEMLRVSVEERKRVAEAVVRTANGRVTVFIHVGAMNATETVELAKHAHEIGADGIGAVTPVFFGANDRELIHYYKTLSDSVPSDFPIYLYSIPQCASNDLKPEVARQIAKECGNVIGIKYSYPDYLRINDYLTINEEKFSVLPGADRLFLPALAMGCDGVVSGISGVYPEPFVAVYKAFIDGDLTKARRLQRLAIRFCEALKNGSNMAYFKEALKFRGVDAGHMKNPQLDLISEDAAALRDSLQELEQQLDQALQSS; from the coding sequence ATGAAACATCTTTACGGAGTTACGACAGCAATGGTCACCCCCTTCGATTCAGAGGGCAAGGTAGATACGCATAAAGTGGAACGATTAACGGAATTTCTGATTACAAAAGGTGTCAATTGTTTGTACCCGCTCGGCACGACCGGAGAAATGCTTCGAGTATCGGTGGAGGAACGGAAAAGGGTAGCGGAGGCGGTCGTCCGGACGGCTAACGGCCGGGTTACGGTATTCATCCACGTCGGCGCGATGAACGCGACCGAGACGGTCGAGCTTGCCAAGCATGCGCATGAAATCGGCGCGGACGGCATTGGCGCGGTCACTCCTGTGTTCTTCGGCGCGAACGACCGGGAATTGATCCACTACTATAAGACTTTATCCGATAGCGTCCCTTCCGATTTCCCGATCTATTTGTATAGCATCCCGCAATGCGCATCCAACGATCTGAAGCCTGAGGTTGCCCGGCAGATTGCGAAGGAATGCGGCAATGTCATCGGGATCAAATACAGCTATCCGGACTATTTGCGGATTAACGATTATTTAACGATCAACGAGGAAAAGTTCTCCGTTCTGCCGGGTGCAGACAGACTGTTCCTTCCCGCGCTCGCTATGGGCTGCGACGGAGTTGTCTCCGGCATCTCAGGCGTATATCCAGAGCCTTTCGTCGCCGTCTACAAAGCTTTCATTGACGGTGATCTGACGAAAGCGCGCAGATTGCAACGACTCGCCATCCGCTTCTGCGAAGCACTCAAAAACGGCAGCAACATGGCTTATTTCAAAGAAGCTTTGAAATTCAGAGGCGTGGACGCGGGTCATATGAAAAATCCGCAGCTCGATCTCATTAGCGAAGACGCCGCCGCGCTTCGGGACAGCTTGCAAGAGTTGGAGCAACAGCTGGATCAGGCTCTCCAATCCTCCTAA